The Lycium barbarum isolate Lr01 chromosome 4, ASM1917538v2, whole genome shotgun sequence nucleotide sequence ACAGAAAACATAATAAGAAaattttctctctcttctctctatcTCTCTTTCATACGATTAAACTTAAGGTTAGTGCTTTTTCTTCTTATCTTGTATGTTTTGCAATCCAACAGGTTTTGAATACTATTGTGAGATGGTTTTTTGCTTTGTCTTCCATTTTGTTTCACTTTTAAAGTTATGGGTTTTGAAAATGAACCTTTTTCCTTTCAGTTTTCCATTTTGGGTAAAAGGGTTTTGAAACTAGCTAGGGATTTCTGCTCTCTCTATGTATCTATATCTACCGTATCTATATGTTCTTGCTTTGCTCTTTTCATATTTGTTTCTGGGTTTCTTGTTGAATCATAGTATTTGTAAGGGGAAAGGATTTTTGTTTTTAGCATAGTATAATATATGGGTTTTCTTAGTTGTTTTTACGGGATAATACATAATGACCCTTATGTGTTTTTATGGGTACCTAGTAAGACCCTTGTGATTGAATGTATTATTTGTGTATAGTAGTTTTCTGCGGTGGTTTTGAATACTACTGTGAGATGGTTTTTTTTTGGTCTTCCATTTTGTTTCACTTtcaaagtaatgggttttgaaaATGAAACTTTTTCCTTTCAGTTTCCCATTTTGGGTGAAACTAGctaacttaggcgaatttaagagcccttaagaacttcactagttggtttgacttcaaaacgatcatcctccacccgaattcatcaagaatgaattcatatagataaaatatcatcttaacactagatttttacatattcacacctagttcaagtttacggggtgttacaccatGCTTCTGCAAGATTGTTAATTGCTTATCATAAGTTGAAGTTGTTGTCATTTACTCTGTgcatgacattaatgatgattatgataaatattttaatatttatttttatacatTATATATTTCTTACAGAATATTATTACACATTATTTAAGTATGACAGTTATAGAGAGGTagttttacaaagagtgtactgctataaaaaaaatatcactgctgttataggtagaatgctgttatagagaagtaaaatataacatgaaaaatcggttccggAGAAAATCAGGCCGTTATAATATATTGTTATAACGAATGGCAATTATAGAGAGGTTCGACTGTATTTATAACTTTAAAAATCCTAATAATTCTAATTTGGATTATGTGACATAGTTGTAATACCTTCCATTTTAATTTTCTTAATAAATCGATGAACGCTTTAAAATTTGTGGCATATCAGAGATTTACTCACGGACACCAACTCAATTGTATccaaatatacatgtatatggttCGTATGCTTCTTCGGTTCTTCCCCTAAAAATTTCAACTGTTTTTATTAGTTAACCATTATTTTGTTGTGAAGGAAATGTAACATTTTTCTTCAAAGAATATGCGTATTAGTGATGCACAGATTTAACTATAATGCCTTTTTAAAGTAATTAAATATTCATCTATAACATCTTCATAAACAAATGTGTTCGATTATTGAAAAAATGTAAAGAATTTTCTAGCATTATTTGTAAATGGTGCTAATTGTGACATTTTTGCCTTAGGTTGAACTATATTGTGAAGGAATTCCTGCAACAGGCATAGGGCAAAAAAATCAGGACAAGCTCATCCAACAGTATGCATCGGAGCTAGGTGGAATAGCTTTCGCCTATGATGGTGAGCGGCGCTCTTTCATTACAATTGGTGCACTACCTGAAAACAAACTGAGATCACTATTCTAGAGAAGGATGTCTCTTCTTCAAGGTACGTTGCTAAacttcttttcacatttattgtAAGTGCTTTCACattaattaatactccctccggataaaaaaaaaaaaagtccacttagccatttgcacacccctgaagaaactactcactccaagaaaaaaaatatgtaaattgactaaactaccATGAATTAAGATTTCCATGAGTATTAGCTTGAAACATTGGGACTTGATCACTCAATACTTAACATTAACTAGTATGAACATATTGCAATGATTAAAAGAACACTCCGTTATTTCTTCTTTAAGTCGGTTAATGGAGTAGTTAAAAGTGCTCCAACTTACAACACTTACCGAAGTAGTAAGAAGAAATGAACCTTTAAACTTCTCTTCTCAAAATGGTCATCTAACATGGTTTAATatccaaaataaaatttcaaaacgtcaaAATGGAGCAAATTTTCAATATTTACCACCAAAATTTGTCCTATAAATAAAAGAAAGTTTGGTTTCTGCATAAAAAATGGAATTTATAAGACTCTTGATCATCACATGCCTTGAATGAATTTTAAATGCCTAGACGAAACCATAAGTGATCCAAACTTGGAATTTGTGAAAAAACAcggaataaaaaaaattgaatagtAGTCAAACTAGGAATAACCAAATGTTGAACCTATTTAATGATATCAAAGAAAATTGAAGTAATAAAAGCCTTTTAGGAATATGTAAATAAGGGCAATTTTGAAAGAATAAGGTGAATCTTTTCTTAATTTGATAagtgaacaattttttttataaaaaaaaaaaaaaaaaaaaaaaaaaaactaagtggacttttttttttttttaatccggaAGGAGTATAACCCGATTGTATGTACCAACTAAATTTCTGCTTCATTTGTACAGAAGCATATATACAGTGGAAATGCAACGTAAAACAGATTTTGCTATCACATATGTTTCACAGTTTTTGACAATGTTGGACACAATACTGAGACAATGTGCTGCCATACGGTATAGAATTGCTTATTAACTTATTCTGTTTTTTTGCTCATTTTCTGTAGTGACAATTTATTCTAGCtagttttctaaaaaaaaaaactattttttcctTAGAGGGGCGGCCTTTTTATGCACAAAAAGTTTGCCTATCTTGGTAATGAAGATTTAGGATACCGGGGTTTTCATTCAAGTTACTATTTCACTCAGAAAGGCCCTTCATTGAACATGGGTAAACTCTTATCCAGAAATCACATTAATCTCTCATCCCCGGATCAGCatctcacatttttttttttttaaatttgcaGATGCATCAACCCGTGTCATTGCGAAGCAACAAAAAGTTATGGACTTCATTATTGCAAATGCTAGTGAAGATCATGCCAGTATTGATTGGGTCAAGGTAATCAAATactcatttttcttttccttaCATTAAAGTTTTCTTAATTGCTCCTTTGTCCAGGCTGAGAGGATGCTCAAGGGTCTGAGGATCAAGACTATGATGGTTCGCATTTTCGCAGGCGGGattagcgctcggaaaagctaTTTCGAAATCGTTGATACTCTTTCGAACTTTGTTTTAAAAAAGTCATctcctaatttttaggaaaattagttttgaagggtttattcatacactgtgaaaaatccttcttaatccaaagttctaggtaagggttctggtgatcccctagggaaggtattaggcaccctagtattaaagatctgtactatacggttgacctttgaattccaatgtgtgagtatttgcatgaactgtttatttggtgtttatttcccgAAAAAAGTCTGTCATTTTccatatcattttttgaaaagaattgaatgtattccctttacatataggtatttaggttcggattcaTAATACCCGGATACAATTAGTTTCTTTCATATATAAGGATAATAAATAAAAAGTTCTTTAAAAGTATGAGATAAATAAATtttgttcatgcttgactcatacatGGTCCGAGTTAATCCATTTAATACGTTTTTTAGAAcgtccttatctaaaactttatgttTACAAATTGTTTATTCAGGTTTAATTTACAAGAGTTTGTTTATATAATCAAACTAACTTTTGGTCCTGGAATTTATCTTTAAAACCAATTGTTTATAACATAAGAGTAATGTTTTTGACATGGGCTTAGGCCCAAATTTATGTtctttttctggaaaaaaaaatggtTAAAGTCTGTTGAGTTTTTGGCCCAAAATCTTATTTCTTCCTTTAATTACTGGGCTCAGCTCAAAACATGTTTTCTCTTatctttttctgaaaatttttGGTTAAGTTGGGCCTTAAAAATGTGATTTTAGGTTGGGCTTCAGCCCTCAAAATTCCTCAATCTTTTGTCTTAATTTAGTCCAGAAAATATGAGCGTTTTGGTACACGAATACACTACATATGTATAAAAATCGTTTCTCTGACTGGTTTTTTAATCCAAAGAAAGAAATTATTTCTGGCATTTAAAACATATTATTACGCGCATTTTGAAACCTATTTTTTTCTGCATGGACTTTAAAAGAAAGTTTTTCAAAAAAACACTGAGTTAATAAAAAAAACGTTCTTCTTTAAAAAATGTCAAGCATGGTCTTTCTTTGTTTAGGGAAAATGATAACAATTTTTTGTTTTAGTAAAATGAAAGTAATCCTTTTCATTCCTTTACTGATTTGTTTAGCCATTTGTTATTCTTCCAGAAAATGTTTATATTAATCCGGGCTTTGAAAAAATCACATTGGGGGGCCTAAGGTTGAACTAAACGGCATATGTACCGTTTACCTAAGATGCCCAATCCAAACCATAAATGATTCAATAATAGTGTGAGTTTGTTTTACAACATACAAATACAACACTTTAATCAATAAAGGAACTAGCATGATGAAATTTAAGGAAAGAGGGATATGCTAGGGGTGTACGAAACCTCTAATggaccatttttacccatgattgggccttcatGTCATTCTCACCCACTGGGCCTTCAATAATAGTAGCTTCCCTTTTTCCTTCTTGGACTTAACAGTTTTTGAAAGAAACtttcctattgggcctttggcctaACAGGGTGGCTGGACTTCAGCCCAAATGGTCATGCAGTGAGAGgggggaaaaggaaaaggaacCAAATTAGTCTGTTTGCTGAACCTATCACTAGcataattatacacatatatatacatgtatatcaaatTTGATTACAAGTGCACAATTAAAGGACTTGATCATACACTATTGGCTTCACTGAACTGCAACTCATACCATACCAAAGAGAAAAGGTTGTCACCACTCTTATTCTCGACGCCGcataagttccaaggggtttcacgaACCCCCGACATGGCTAGACATCGGGAAATGGCTAGACCTATCCCTCTAAACCACCTCAAACTCCCCAAACCAGTGTTTCCATAGTATACAATCAGAGCCTCAAAGTTGTGCACAAGCATCATCACATAGGGAAGTGATTTAGATACAAAAAACATTAAAAGTGAACTCAAAGTCATCACAGAGAGACTGAGGCAGATATTGTAATGCAGTGATGTATAAAATAACATAACAGCTTCAAGATACTTAGTCAAATAGGCGATACAAACAAGCCATCATCTTTTACTCATGTATACATGTTGCCTATAACTGGTCCATTCTCTTATATACACATAGTATACTTAAAACATACACATGTGATGTGTATACCAAGTGCATACCATATGTATATTCCTCTTCCTTTTCATTAGCCTATGCATATTCTGTGTATATCCACACTCTATGTGTTTAACGTTTAGCCTCAAGATCATTTCATTCATCTGTTCAAAGATAAAACTAAAGCTAATTCAAAACTGACTTAACTCTTATACATATCCAATAAATGATTCACCAGTTTCACATGTTAGCAGACCTTATAGTAGTAAGCATGAGAACTGCTTAATGCAATTAACAGAAACACAGTAGGGAGATGTAGGTAAAGAGAAAAAATTCTATAACTTATGATCACCAAAACAGGGTTGGAACACCAAGAAGTCTGAACTAAAACAACATTAATTTGAATTGAGACTGTGCACATTTATATTCCGAGGAAACCCACAGAAATGAACCTCTGTTTTAGTCAAACAATAGTAAGAGCATATATACAACAAGATTTCATGTAAATTGCCACTTGAATAAAAAAGGAGAAAGGACCAGCTATGTATGTCACCAAGTTTCACAAAAAAATGGCATAAAGTTTAAAACAATTCTTTGCAACTCAGGATTTTTTAGACTCCTAAAAAGACAAGTCCATTTTCCTTAGAGATAAAGAAAAAAATCACCCTATTGAAATAACCAGTTTCTTATCGCCATTTCATTTTTTGACACAGACCCAATGTTTAGTTATCTCATCCCATAGTTCTAAACATGATAGGATTTTAAACACACCAACAGCATAGAAATAAACCTTATTAAACAGAGTACCACTTTACCTTTTCAATCCCAAGTTTACACTACAATGCACATTAAAATCTAAATACAACAGTTCAAGTTTAAGAGCAAGGATCCTCACCAACCTCATGTTAACCAAAATGTCCTCTTCCTAAATTCAAATTAAGTCTACCACATAATACAGACAGGTTTAAACATAAATGTATCATACAGGTTTTTGAACATATTCATTCTAAAACAAATAGAAAAGCAAGCACGTTGAGCTCTGAAACATGAATCTAGGTCCTAATGGATAACTTACCCCTAGAACTTAGTTAATAGCAGTTTTTAATCCCTAACTTGACTGGAATTTTACAAGGAATCCATTAGAGGCATCAAAAGCGAGTTTTGTGATCGTTTGGCAccagaaatgtcacgacccagccccgtgggccgcgactggcaccctacctgggtacccagaccgaatcacacgttcattttcaaatccaaacttatttcataatttttcgaaatcatatcgaacataatttatatcgagtatgtcttaagc carries:
- the LOC132638705 gene encoding protein argonaute 4A-like; protein product: MCCHTRGGLFMHKKFAYLGNEDLGYRGFHSSYYFTQKGPSLNMDASTRVIAKQQKVMDFIIANASEDHASIDWVKAERMLKGLRIKTMMVRIFAGGISARKSYFEIVDTLSNFVLKKSSPNF